In Bacteroidales bacterium, the following are encoded in one genomic region:
- a CDS encoding T9SS type A sorting domain-containing protein has translation MKSFILLSIVFLIGLGCNAQWVLQNSGTSNTLKSVFFTDEQTGFICGEQGTLLKTIDGGTQWMIQDAGTVSSLNAVYFINADTGYIAGNDGVILKTTDAGDSWELMNTGTTSQLNAIRFADAFTGYVSRSDFKVGKTVDGGLSWTYASAPANGRLSIIDTNTVYLVGYDMSIFKSDDGGLNWDINVWNPFYGTLNDVCFTGQSTGIVAGGSWAQGYSYSVINYTHDSGTSWHGWNQINSGWLNAACFADSTNAFAVGPDGIIFYTSNAGMQWNKQVSASTYDLLSVHFPTPETGYAVGEAGTIMKTVNGGVGMNESPDAKNRLMVSPNPTKGEIIVKLPSHISGGILSIIDIQGREVMRENIHAEEQLMDLSRLKSGFYLIKAETEDRIYVAPVLKE, from the coding sequence ATGAAAAGTTTTATCCTCCTGAGTATTGTTTTTCTTATTGGATTGGGCTGCAATGCTCAATGGGTATTGCAGAATTCCGGAACTTCAAACACACTGAAATCAGTATTTTTTACAGATGAACAAACCGGGTTTATCTGCGGCGAGCAGGGTACACTCCTTAAAACCATAGATGGCGGCACCCAGTGGATGATACAGGATGCAGGTACCGTCAGTTCACTGAATGCTGTTTATTTTATCAATGCTGACACAGGGTATATTGCAGGAAATGATGGGGTAATCCTGAAGACTACTGATGCTGGTGACAGCTGGGAATTAATGAATACAGGGACCACGAGTCAGCTGAATGCCATCCGTTTCGCTGATGCCTTCACAGGCTACGTTTCACGATCAGATTTTAAGGTAGGTAAAACAGTGGATGGAGGGTTAAGCTGGACCTATGCCAGTGCCCCGGCCAACGGGCGATTAAGTATCATTGACACAAATACTGTGTACCTGGTAGGATATGATATGAGCATTTTCAAATCCGACGATGGTGGTTTAAACTGGGATATAAATGTATGGAACCCCTTTTACGGCACTCTGAATGATGTTTGTTTTACAGGCCAATCGACAGGGATTGTTGCGGGAGGAAGCTGGGCACAAGGGTATTCCTACTCTGTGATTAATTATACCCACGATAGCGGTACCAGCTGGCATGGGTGGAACCAGATCAATTCCGGCTGGCTGAATGCTGCTTGTTTTGCTGATTCCACAAATGCTTTTGCAGTTGGACCGGATGGAATTATTTTTTACACTTCAAATGCCGGTATGCAATGGAATAAACAGGTATCAGCTTCAACCTATGATTTGTTATCCGTACACTTTCCCACACCGGAAACAGGTTATGCAGTGGGTGAAGCAGGAACCATAATGAAAACAGTGAATGGAGGTGTGGGAATGAACGAATCCCCGGATGCTAAAAACCGACTGATGGTATCCCCAAATCCAACAAAGGGTGAAATAATAGTTAAATTACCTTCCCACATTTCAGGTGGAATTCTGAGTATTATAGATATACAGGGCAGGGAAGTGATGAGAGAGAATATTCATGCTGAAGAACAATTAATGGACCTGAGCCGCCTTAAGAGTGGATTCTACCTGATAAAAGCCGAAACCGAAGATAGGATTTATGTTGCACCTGTATTGAAAGAGTAA
- a CDS encoding T9SS type A sorting domain-containing protein: protein MKKILTISLILASIILQAQRFDWVTSAGYSGVANSYYGALAIARDSQGNLYTLEGANGQQQCQGITADPYTGGITTFLYKFNALGEIQYIKPIGVNFYPLNIQVGENDNLYLLGALWGGSTLIIDGVTMTGIADRNYVIKFDKNGNLKWTVPNNQSFGGYAGACMLQFHDHHIYFQTGNLSISKLDTTGQYISTLTADAFDPYTAVNGIHFKGSGVFSNGDLLFSATSRGTLTYGSITLIPLIETGTAPLLMLRTSSNLSVVWAEYVNGAGNPAENYIPVTIGNDDGIYVGVEVNSTLIAGTDTIVNPGPGSTNYTDGIIKLDENGNKIWLKSITTNAHAWSILNNPDGSGVFFGGDFTGELVLGAFTINALNGRSYIAKIGYDGIFQNAFAFVTGIELGSKVKSLATNNAGVFYVGGKLYTGSVPTFSCTPRDPNRGLYLAKFTEEPDVAPQPVLNLTGSLLTATPPFSGNIQWFLNGDTITGANSASFLVTSNGKYSVAYSYIPACVSVSSEINILTAGINVNESEAFTLYPNPFSNEVTIVTNATAGLCAITITDISGRSLYTDTVESRNSVIDLSLLPDGIYVVQLRDSKGTSAKKLIKRK, encoded by the coding sequence ATGAAAAAGATACTGACCATAAGCCTGATACTAGCAAGTATAATATTACAAGCCCAACGTTTCGACTGGGTGACCAGTGCGGGATACAGTGGTGTTGCCAACAGCTATTACGGAGCACTTGCTATTGCCCGCGATTCGCAGGGTAATTTATATACCCTGGAGGGTGCCAACGGACAGCAACAATGCCAGGGAATCACTGCAGATCCTTATACAGGAGGCATCACCACATTCCTGTATAAGTTTAATGCTTTGGGAGAAATCCAGTATATAAAACCCATAGGGGTTAATTTTTATCCTCTGAACATACAGGTTGGGGAAAATGACAACCTGTATCTTTTGGGTGCATTATGGGGTGGTTCAACGCTCATTATCGACGGAGTTACGATGACCGGCATAGCAGATCGCAATTATGTAATAAAATTCGATAAAAACGGCAACCTGAAATGGACCGTTCCCAACAATCAAAGCTTTGGTGGATATGCAGGAGCCTGTATGTTGCAGTTTCACGACCACCATATTTATTTTCAGACAGGGAATCTTTCCATCAGCAAACTGGATACCACGGGTCAATATATTTCTACTTTAACCGCTGATGCATTCGATCCTTATACAGCCGTCAATGGCATCCATTTCAAAGGTTCCGGAGTATTTTCAAATGGTGATTTATTATTTTCTGCCACTTCACGGGGCACTTTAACCTATGGCAGCATTACGCTAATTCCCCTGATAGAAACCGGAACCGCCCCCCTGCTGATGCTTCGTACCAGCAGTAACCTGAGTGTAGTGTGGGCCGAATATGTGAATGGCGCAGGCAATCCGGCTGAGAATTATATCCCTGTTACCATTGGAAATGATGATGGTATATATGTGGGGGTGGAAGTTAATTCAACCCTGATTGCAGGCACTGATACCATTGTAAATCCCGGCCCCGGATCAACAAATTACACTGACGGGATTATAAAACTGGATGAAAACGGAAATAAAATATGGCTTAAATCCATTACGACCAATGCCCATGCCTGGAGTATACTTAATAATCCGGACGGAAGCGGTGTATTTTTTGGCGGTGATTTTACCGGGGAACTGGTATTAGGGGCCTTTACAATTAATGCCCTCAATGGAAGGTCCTATATCGCGAAAATAGGTTATGACGGGATATTTCAAAATGCTTTTGCTTTTGTAACCGGGATTGAACTGGGGTCAAAAGTAAAGTCACTGGCCACCAATAATGCAGGTGTTTTTTATGTGGGAGGGAAATTATATACGGGTTCTGTCCCCACTTTCAGCTGTACACCCCGTGACCCCAACAGGGGATTGTACCTGGCGAAATTTACCGAAGAGCCGGATGTGGCACCTCAACCAGTTCTTAACCTTACAGGAAGCCTTCTTACCGCCACTCCTCCCTTTAGTGGAAATATTCAATGGTTTTTAAATGGCGATACCATCACGGGAGCCAATAGTGCATCGTTCCTTGTTACCTCCAATGGGAAATACAGTGTTGCCTACTCTTATATCCCTGCTTGTGTGTCAGTCTCCAGCGAAATAAATATCCTGACAGCCGGCATAAACGTTAATGAATCAGAGGCCTTCACTCTTTACCCTAACCCATTCAGCAATGAAGTTACAATCGTGACAAATGCTACTGCAGGGTTATGTGCCATCACAATTACTGACATCAGTGGCCGATCGCTTTATACTGATACAGTTGAAAGCAGGAACAGTGTAATCGATTTAAGCTTACTCCCTGATGGTATTTATGTTGTTCAATTAAGGGATTCAAAGGGAACCAGTGCAAAAAAGCTTATAAAAAGGAAATAA
- a CDS encoding T9SS type A sorting domain-containing protein encodes MKSLILIFLFSISLYASSQIPGSLNSAFSGNGWDTIYGNNNGFEITKILVQSDEKLLVCAEANFSNEGHQAVILRYRTDGTPDPNFGGGDGMVRSKDDPGINLYTRAAGISQQSTGKIIVAGDQFYNTERIFRLNPDGSLDATFGTDGVVDLNRPNSEFIYKVAVLSDDRIIVCGKESRFVAGVMVPHVFLWKFLPDGALDMSFGNSGVVSYYLAEWAMTSEAYLVINELLVSPNNDILVNQSFTNYPYNHVTISKMNDDGSFDNSFGNEGFYTRSVKSNDGNYTYSSSALQEDGSVISTLTMRDTVNMTYTETVFRINASGQNDPSLNINTGIADFYPVKTKLGVSDNLIYYCRKSEYQTGYSFDVLHCYYLNGSPVVGFGNAGIALIDQNGIPASTQGDMTIDGNGRIFISSGTPDPLSSDNSLILTSQITGAVNNVSANEQLLATEWSVYPNPSSDFVYIKGITEEFKTARLEVKNSIGQIMITNPDYKLNEAINLGNIPSGLYFICLYSETKTSKFIVIKR; translated from the coding sequence ATGAAGAGTCTTATCCTAATTTTTCTGTTTTCAATAAGCCTGTATGCCTCCTCCCAGATCCCGGGCAGCTTAAATTCAGCTTTCAGCGGGAATGGATGGGATACCATTTACGGGAACAACAATGGATTTGAAATCACCAAAATACTTGTTCAGTCAGATGAAAAACTACTTGTTTGCGCCGAAGCCAATTTCTCAAATGAGGGGCATCAGGCGGTAATTCTCCGTTACAGAACTGATGGCACACCTGATCCCAATTTTGGTGGAGGGGATGGCATGGTGAGGTCAAAGGATGATCCGGGTATTAATTTGTACACCCGCGCTGCCGGTATTAGCCAGCAAAGTACAGGGAAAATAATTGTTGCCGGCGACCAGTTTTACAATACAGAACGCATCTTCCGCCTAAACCCTGATGGCTCACTGGATGCTACTTTCGGAACCGATGGCGTGGTTGATTTAAACAGGCCAAATTCAGAATTTATTTATAAAGTTGCTGTGCTATCGGATGATAGAATTATTGTTTGCGGAAAGGAAAGCCGGTTTGTTGCAGGAGTAATGGTACCCCATGTTTTTCTTTGGAAGTTCTTACCTGATGGTGCCTTGGATATGTCGTTCGGGAATTCAGGGGTGGTGTCATACTACCTAGCGGAATGGGCAATGACCTCCGAAGCTTATTTGGTTATCAATGAATTGTTAGTATCCCCCAACAATGACATCCTTGTAAATCAATCATTTACCAATTACCCCTATAACCATGTGACAATCAGCAAAATGAACGACGATGGATCATTTGATAATTCGTTCGGCAATGAAGGATTTTACACCAGAAGCGTAAAAAGTAATGATGGCAATTATACTTATTCGAGCTCCGCATTACAGGAAGATGGATCTGTAATTTCTACCCTTACAATGCGTGATACAGTTAATATGACCTATACTGAAACAGTTTTCAGAATAAACGCATCAGGACAGAATGACCCTTCTCTTAATATCAATACTGGTATAGCCGATTTTTATCCTGTGAAAACCAAACTCGGTGTTTCTGACAACCTGATTTATTATTGCAGGAAATCCGAATATCAAACAGGATATAGTTTTGATGTTTTACACTGCTACTATTTAAATGGTAGTCCTGTTGTCGGTTTTGGCAATGCAGGCATAGCCTTAATCGACCAGAACGGGATTCCTGCTTCAACGCAGGGGGACATGACAATAGATGGTAATGGAAGAATTTTTATCAGTTCAGGCACTCCCGACCCTTTATCATCAGACAACTCACTTATCCTTACCTCCCAGATAACCGGTGCCGTGAATAATGTATCAGCCAATGAACAATTATTGGCAACAGAATGGTCGGTGTATCCAAATCCCTCTTCTGATTTTGTCTATATAAAAGGCATTACAGAAGAGTTCAAAACAGCAAGACTGGAAGTAAAGAACAGCATTGGCCAGATTATGATCACAAATCCTGACTATAAATTAAATGAGGCTATAAATCTCGGAAACATACCATCTGGATTGTATTTCATATGCCTTTACAGTGAAACGAAAACTTCAAAATTTATAGTCATAAAAAGATAA
- a CDS encoding response regulator transcription factor, whose translation MIDLILIDDEHSAIKSLEWEIGNFCKNVRIVASFTNAMEAVSFLQKNTVDCVFLDIEMPDLDGFQFLELFPKRTFAVVITTAFDQYAIKAIKESALDYLLKPIDSDELIVCIDKIEQAKINNSLNDRLESSLEKLLHSSAFTQKKININNDGKIIFLHPDEILYCESDGNYCTIFLENKERIVLSQKLKFMEEKLNGMQFFRIHNSFLINLNKVKEFHKTDEYVVLSNQVKIPVSRQKKSTFLDQL comes from the coding sequence ATGATTGATTTGATACTTATCGATGATGAACACAGTGCCATTAAAAGCCTGGAGTGGGAAATCGGTAATTTCTGTAAAAATGTGAGAATCGTTGCTTCCTTTACCAATGCCATGGAAGCAGTGAGTTTCCTCCAGAAGAATACCGTGGATTGTGTATTCCTGGATATCGAAATGCCCGATTTGGATGGTTTTCAGTTCCTTGAGCTGTTTCCAAAACGTACCTTTGCTGTTGTCATTACCACGGCTTTCGATCAATATGCCATCAAAGCCATTAAGGAAAGTGCGCTTGATTACCTGTTAAAACCTATCGATTCTGATGAACTGATAGTGTGTATCGACAAAATTGAACAGGCAAAAATCAATAATTCATTAAATGACAGGCTGGAAAGCTCCTTGGAGAAACTGCTTCATTCATCAGCCTTCACACAAAAAAAAATCAATATAAACAACGACGGGAAAATCATATTTCTGCATCCCGACGAGATTCTTTATTGTGAAAGTGATGGGAATTATTGCACGATATTTCTGGAAAATAAAGAAAGAATTGTCCTGAGCCAGAAATTGAAATTTATGGAGGAAAAGCTTAACGGAATGCAGTTTTTCAGGATTCATAACTCATTTCTGATCAACCTGAATAAGGTAAAGGAATTCCATAAAACAGATGAATATGTAGTGTTGTCGAACCAGGTTAAAATCCCGGTTTCAAGACAAAAGAAATCAACTTTTCTGGATCAGTTATGA
- a CDS encoding histidine kinase: protein MSIEQTRLASMLWGFVTSGLMIFFLFSFLVYIQSRQKTFLFYAFYNILLAISLIYNSPYIPFSLISDFRNGAYFPLSWFIQIVYNTFLFFFYFEFLELKKYFPRYARILSRFLLFLSGGSLLLVVFSIYFREISLYRNYFVYGFLPLISILVLTALYVTSRIPNRLKYFIITGVIVYQVFAYIALYKTMTLASGVSPIVYFYIGIIIESTIFMLGLGYKVKLLYLEKILAQEKIIEEQQANQKLRENHRKELESQLEEKIAELKEALRKNEAEKLHSLTLSFESEISLLKLDALRSQMNPHFIFNALNSIKAYLIDNNKEKAVYYLNKFAKLIRKILESSRTDSVSLEEELETIELYLNIENIRFNNTINFLVNSSDKVNLNTTKLPGLILQPFIENALWHGLMLKEGEKYITIDVVSNNGITCLTITDNGIGRAKAKEKSDKKSFKKESLGIQFAQERLNFFNRKYNTAYSFSISDLYDENAVAIGTRVVFNFLMN from the coding sequence ATGAGTATTGAACAGACCAGGCTGGCATCAATGCTTTGGGGGTTTGTAACTTCCGGACTGATGATCTTCTTTCTCTTCAGTTTCCTGGTATATATTCAAAGCCGGCAGAAAACTTTCCTGTTTTATGCTTTTTATAATATCCTGTTGGCGATTTCATTGATATATAATAGTCCGTATATCCCGTTTTCTTTGATTTCTGATTTCAGAAACGGTGCATACTTCCCCTTAAGCTGGTTTATTCAGATCGTTTATAATACCTTTCTTTTCTTCTTTTATTTCGAGTTTCTTGAACTCAAAAAATATTTTCCCCGGTATGCCCGCATTCTGAGCAGGTTTTTACTCTTTCTCTCCGGTGGTTCTTTGCTATTGGTTGTTTTTTCCATTTATTTCAGAGAGATATCACTTTACCGGAATTACTTTGTTTATGGCTTTCTGCCCCTGATCAGCATCCTGGTGCTAACTGCCCTTTATGTCACTTCCAGGATTCCGAACAGATTGAAATATTTTATCATTACAGGAGTGATTGTTTACCAGGTGTTCGCTTATATCGCCCTTTACAAAACAATGACCCTGGCCAGTGGCGTTAGCCCGATTGTGTATTTCTATATCGGAATCATCATAGAATCCACCATTTTTATGTTAGGACTTGGGTATAAGGTGAAATTATTATACCTCGAAAAAATACTTGCACAGGAGAAAATTATTGAGGAACAGCAAGCCAATCAGAAACTCAGGGAAAATCACCGTAAAGAATTGGAGAGCCAGCTGGAAGAAAAGATTGCAGAACTAAAGGAAGCACTTCGGAAAAATGAAGCGGAGAAGTTGCATTCACTTACTCTATCATTTGAAAGTGAAATCTCTCTTTTAAAACTCGATGCTTTACGAAGCCAGATGAATCCTCATTTTATTTTTAATGCCCTGAATTCAATAAAAGCATACCTGATCGATAATAACAAAGAGAAGGCTGTTTACTACCTGAATAAATTCGCAAAACTGATTCGCAAAATTCTTGAAAGTTCCAGAACTGACAGCGTTTCCCTGGAAGAAGAGCTCGAAACCATTGAATTATACCTGAATATTGAAAATATTCGTTTTAATAACACCATTAACTTCCTGGTAAACAGTTCAGATAAGGTGAATTTAAATACAACCAAACTCCCGGGTTTAATCCTGCAGCCCTTTATTGAAAATGCCCTGTGGCATGGTTTAATGCTAAAGGAAGGAGAAAAGTATATTACAATCGATGTTGTATCAAACAATGGCATTACCTGTCTTACTATTACCGATAATGGGATCGGACGGGCAAAGGCCAAGGAAAAGAGTGATAAAAAATCATTTAAAAAAGAATCACTCGGGATACAATTTGCCCAGGAACGGCTGAACTTCTTTAACAGGAAATACAATACCGCCTATAGCTTCAGCATTTCTGATTTGTATGATGAGAATGCTGTGGCTATTGGTACCAGGGTGGTTTTTAATTTCCTGATGAATTAA
- a CDS encoding NAD(P)/FAD-dependent oxidoreductase, translated as MEEKSLPDHTYNTIVVGGGIAGLTSAVYLARSGQKVLLIEKNSEFGGLVNSFTRDGFHFEAGVRALEDAGIIFAMLKDLGIQLEVVKSPVSVGVENEVINIETINDLHKYRGLLVKLFPESESEIDEVIKIIRKIMKHMNVLYGIENPVFKDLIHDKNFLFKTLLPWLPKFILTVGKINRMNMPVEDYLKTIIKNPALRDMISQHFFKNTPAFFALSYFSLYLDYFYPKGGVGKLSEALKNKISECGGELKINSQIVEVWADKCIVIDQNNVSYRYNHLIWATDLKTLYNIVKTEGLSPDIKARFSESKSRMLANRGGDSVFSLFLEVDVPLENFSKIAHGHFFYTPSKTGLGETHRKELYDLLKNFETIKKEQIFTWLDKFIKLNTYEISIPGLKDPAMVPPGKTGIIISLLAEYDLFREIQKAGWLDQFTVEMENHIIDVITDSIYPMLKDKIIARFSFTPLSIENRVGSSEGAIVGWSFQKNMPVVNKIQISDRSVLTPIPSIYQAGQWAYSPAGVPMSILTGKLAANRIIKKLKK; from the coding sequence ATGGAAGAAAAGAGTTTGCCTGATCATACATACAATACCATTGTGGTTGGTGGTGGCATTGCCGGCCTTACATCAGCAGTGTACCTTGCACGTTCAGGACAAAAAGTATTGCTGATTGAAAAAAATAGTGAATTTGGAGGCCTGGTAAATTCATTTACCCGTGATGGATTTCATTTTGAAGCTGGAGTAAGGGCTTTAGAAGATGCAGGCATTATTTTCGCAATGCTAAAGGATTTAGGCATTCAGCTTGAAGTTGTTAAAAGTCCTGTTTCTGTAGGTGTAGAAAATGAGGTTATTAATATAGAAACCATAAATGATTTACATAAATACCGGGGGCTCCTGGTAAAATTATTTCCTGAAAGTGAAAGTGAGATTGATGAGGTTATAAAAATCATACGAAAAATAATGAAACACATGAATGTACTCTATGGCATAGAGAATCCTGTGTTTAAAGACCTGATACATGACAAAAATTTTTTGTTTAAAACACTTTTACCCTGGCTGCCGAAATTCATTTTAACCGTAGGAAAGATTAACCGGATGAACATGCCGGTGGAGGATTATTTAAAAACTATTATAAAAAACCCTGCCCTCAGGGATATGATTTCACAGCATTTCTTTAAAAATACACCTGCCTTTTTTGCATTGAGTTATTTTTCCTTATACCTGGATTATTTCTATCCAAAAGGAGGAGTTGGCAAGCTTTCGGAGGCATTGAAAAACAAAATATCAGAATGTGGAGGAGAACTTAAAATAAATTCACAAATCGTAGAAGTATGGGCTGATAAATGTATTGTTATTGATCAAAACAACGTCAGTTACAGATATAATCACCTTATCTGGGCTACTGATTTAAAAACACTATATAACATAGTAAAAACGGAAGGCTTGTCTCCGGATATCAAAGCCAGATTTAGTGAATCGAAAAGCAGAATGCTGGCAAACCGGGGTGGAGATTCTGTTTTTTCCTTATTTCTTGAAGTAGATGTGCCACTTGAAAATTTCAGTAAAATTGCTCATGGACATTTCTTTTATACCCCATCAAAAACAGGGTTAGGCGAAACACACCGGAAGGAATTATATGACTTGCTTAAGAATTTTGAAACCATTAAAAAAGAACAAATATTTACCTGGCTTGACAAATTTATCAAATTGAATACCTATGAAATTTCCATTCCCGGACTTAAAGATCCGGCAATGGTTCCACCTGGTAAAACGGGCATTATTATAAGCTTACTTGCGGAATATGACTTATTCAGAGAGATTCAAAAGGCAGGCTGGCTTGATCAGTTTACCGTTGAAATGGAAAATCATATTATTGATGTAATCACTGATTCTATTTACCCTATGTTAAAAGATAAAATCATAGCCCGCTTTTCTTTTACACCCTTAAGCATTGAAAACAGGGTAGGCAGTTCTGAAGGAGCTATTGTTGGCTGGTCATTTCAAAAAAATATGCCAGTTGTAAATAAAATTCAAATCTCGGATCGTTCAGTTCTAACACCTATACCTTCAATTTACCAGGCAGGACAATGGGCTTATAGTCCTGCAGGTGTGCCTATGTCAATACTTACCGGTAAATTGGCAGCAAATAGGATTATAAAAAAATTGAAAAAATAA
- a CDS encoding SDR family NAD(P)-dependent oxidoreductase — translation MNKKFFQYFKQYQWSNVFAMIRNNRSDPKICTKDFKNKLVVITGATSGIGYYTVRKYASQGANILCINRNIQKSEALCQEIENEFKVHCDYKIADLSSLSDIKRVAQELADMKTSIDVLIHNAGVYLTKKEITVDGLEKVFVVHYLSTFIINFLLQDKLKSQEKARIIMVGSEGHRFAAWGIRIDDLNWENRRYSGLKSYGSAKAAQLLSMIIFDEQYKNSGVTINTMHPGAVKTDTGKENGPVYRWFKKNFFDKTLRSPEISAEALYYLGVSEEIEKVSCKFFNLTTEEEPAPPALDKEVAIELWNKSIQLAGLQK, via the coding sequence ATGAATAAAAAATTCTTTCAATATTTCAAACAATATCAATGGTCTAACGTGTTTGCCATGATCAGGAATAATCGTTCAGACCCAAAAATTTGCACTAAAGATTTTAAAAATAAGCTTGTTGTTATAACCGGGGCTACCTCGGGAATTGGCTACTATACTGTCAGAAAATACGCATCGCAAGGAGCAAATATTTTATGTATTAATCGAAATATTCAGAAATCAGAAGCCCTATGCCAGGAGATCGAGAATGAGTTTAAAGTTCATTGCGACTACAAAATTGCAGATTTAAGCAGTTTGAGTGATATTAAGCGGGTTGCTCAGGAACTTGCTGATATGAAGACTTCTATTGATGTGCTTATCCACAATGCTGGGGTTTACCTTACGAAAAAAGAAATAACTGTCGACGGACTAGAAAAGGTGTTTGTGGTTCACTACCTATCAACCTTTATAATTAATTTTCTATTGCAGGATAAGTTGAAGTCACAGGAAAAAGCCAGAATTATAATGGTTGGCTCCGAGGGACATCGTTTTGCAGCCTGGGGAATAAGGATTGATGATCTGAATTGGGAAAATCGCAGGTATTCAGGTTTAAAAAGTTATGGCTCAGCAAAAGCTGCGCAACTGTTATCGATGATCATTTTTGATGAGCAATACAAAAATTCTGGTGTAACCATAAATACGATGCATCCTGGTGCTGTGAAAACAGATACAGGAAAAGAAAATGGGCCTGTTTATCGTTGGTTTAAAAAGAATTTTTTTGATAAAACATTAAGATCCCCGGAAATTTCGGCTGAGGCATTGTACTATCTTGGAGTTTCTGAAGAGATTGAAAAGGTTAGTTGTAAATTTTTTAATTTAACTACAGAGGAAGAGCCTGCTCCTCCTGCTTTGGACAAGGAAGTTGCCATTGAGCTTTGGAACAAAAGCATACAATTAGCAGGATTGCAGAAGTAA
- a CDS encoding nuclear transport factor 2 family protein: MENTDPVNQDILNVKITTIDTVKELWSQTYNTAGKPDWSHILPFYDNNIYFRDSIQEIHGIEAFTKMTERLTQRSKDLKMRIVNGFMEGNTVFIEWEMTLSFKKYPSSILFGTSRLTINEEGKITEQRDYYDLWGDIFDNIPRFCKVYRKFMARKFG, translated from the coding sequence ATGGAGAATACTGATCCCGTAAATCAAGATATACTTAACGTAAAAATAACTACAATTGACACAGTAAAAGAGCTGTGGTCACAAACATACAATACAGCAGGTAAACCTGATTGGTCGCACATTCTCCCATTTTATGACAATAATATATATTTCAGGGATTCGATCCAGGAAATACATGGAATCGAAGCGTTTACGAAGATGACCGAGCGTCTGACCCAACGTTCAAAAGACCTGAAGATGAGAATTGTCAATGGTTTCATGGAAGGGAATACTGTATTTATTGAGTGGGAAATGACTCTTAGTTTTAAAAAATATCCAAGTTCTATTTTGTTTGGCACGAGTCGGTTGACTATTAATGAAGAAGGCAAAATTACTGAGCAGCGGGATTATTACGATTTATGGGGCGACATTTTTGACAATATTCCGAGATTTTGTAAAGTTTACAGAAAGTTTATGGCAAGAAAGTTTGGATGA